The genome window TGTTATGCGAGCCAGACTTCCTTTGTACATGTGTGCTGAAGGCGAGGTATTTTCCTTCTGGCGATCTTCTAAATGCTGAATTGAAAAAGGGTTCTTCGTATACCTGGCAAAGCATACATGCAGGCATCCAATGTTTTAGGAAAGGGTATATATGGCGGGTGGGAGATGGTACGGAAATAAACATATGGGCTGATCCGGGGATTCCCAATAGCCCGTCAAGGAAGGTTTTGACTGAGCGACGGAATATTGTGCTTACGTCAGTCTCAGAATTGATCAATCCGGATGCGAAGGAAAGGGACGAACAACTAGTAAGGAGCCTCTTCTTGCCAGTTGATGCGGCAAGAATTCTTAACATTCCCCTAGTAGTTGGTTATATGGAGGATTTTGTTGCTTGGAATTATACCAAATCGGGCCTATTTACCGTCAGGTCCGCTTATTACACCGAATGGGAGTTTCAGCATGGGAGGAAATTGGCTAGGACGAGCCCTCCGAGCACCACTGCTGTGAACCCTGTCTGGCAGCAAGTGTGGAAACTTCAAGTCCCGGCAAAGGTAAAGATTTACTGTTGGAGGGTCTTGCATGGGACTATTCCATGTAATAGTATTCTCGCTAATCGACACATACAGACCAGTAGTATTTGCCCGGTCTGCAAAATCCATTGTGAGGATATCAAGCATGCTACCTTCTCATGTGGCCGAGTGTCTGAAGTCTGGGATAATTTGGGCGTGGATGACACCATAGCTGCAGCGTGTGGACATGAAAATACAGGCCCCGGTGCCTTGGAAGCCATACTGCAAGGTCACATTTTGGGACCTACTTATATCTCGGGTGTGGGATTTAAGGAACTTGTGGCGACGACTTGTTGGTATACATGGTGGGAGCGGCGTCGTATTGCGCGGGGCGAACCGGTTCAGACCACTGCTCGCTCAGCACAAGGTATCGCTGCCATTGCTTTGAATTATGCGAGAGCAGGAAAGCCAGCAAGCAAGATTCGGAGACACAGCTGGGAGCGACCTGCTGATGGTTTCGTAAAGTTGAATGTTGATGCGGTGTTCTCTGTTGATCAGGGAAGAGGAGCCACTGGAGCTGTCATCCGCGACAATCAAGGCAGATTCATATCGGCGAGCGCATGTGCTATCAGTTATGTAGCGGATGCCCCTACAGCCGAAGCTCGCTCTATCCGGGACGGATTGATCCTAGCAAGCAACTCAGGATGCAACAATATCATTGTAAATTCAGACTGCATGGAAGTAATTCAGACCATGCAGGATGATGGCAATTCGACTTGTGTGGCAGCTGCTATTTATGAGGAGTGTAGCTTTTTAGCTAGAAATTTTTCCAGTATTTCTTTTGTTCATTGTCCCAGGGAAAGTAATAAGGTAGCTCATTTGCTAGCTAGTCAAGCCGAGTGACCTCTAACCACTACGTGGTATGTGGATCCGCCTATTTTCATTTTAGGTGCTTTAGCAAATGATGTAAACTTATTTGAAGAGCAATAAAATGCCAGAAGGCtttccctcaaaaaagaaaaaacaagcacgaCATTTAGCTAAAAGAATACTGTAGCTTTCTGAAGAAGTAGAAATCAATTGCAGAACGCTCAGCAGAACAGGATGAAGCCCCTGATAGACGCAGCCATTGGTGACTTGTGCGGCAACAGCGGCACCTTGTTCCCCGGAAAGATGGTGATCGCCGACTTGGGCTGTTCTTCTGGCCCAAATGCGCTAACACTGGTATCGACTGCCGTCGAGGCCATCATGAGCCACTCCCTTCAGTTCCAGCATCCACCACCAGAAGTGTCTGTGCTCCTCAATGACCTTCCTCACAATGACTTCAATATGGTTGTGAAGAGCCTGGTCACGCTCCGTCAAAGCAACAACAAGTTTGTTCTTGTGACTGGTGTCACACCAGGGTCGTTTTACGAGAGGCTCTTCACTAGTGACTCCATGCATCTTATATGCTCATCCAACAACTTGCATTTGCTCTCAAAGGTGTGGACCTATCACCCATCCACTCATCAATGGATTTATCCATTGCATTACTTGTCGATTTTGTAAGCAACACCTTATCTTTACAGGCTCCTGAAGATTTGTCGAGGAACCATATCCCTGCGTACGACACGGATGAACATGCTAGGCATGAAAGGCTCCGTATGGTCCGTAAGGCTTATGCGCGGCAGTTCAGGAAAGACTTTACCCTCTTCCTGAAGCTGAGAGACAAAGAATTGGTTCCAGGAGGCCGAATGGTTCTTTCCCTTGTAGGGAGGTGTTCTGATGTAATCGCCTCCAATTTCTTTCACATCTGGGAAACCGCAGCTCAGATTCTAGGTGTTATCGCCTCAAAGGTACAtcattattttttcttcttctccagcaTAGCATTCTATCATTCGCTCATGAACGCTGAGTATTTGAGCTCCTGACCTTATGGTATGGTTGACAGGGTGTCATCGCCAAGGAGAAATTTGATTCTTTCTACATTCCTATGTATGGACCCTCTGCTGAAGAG of Triticum aestivum cultivar Chinese Spring unplaced genomic scaffold, IWGSC CS RefSeq v2.1 scaffold233053, whole genome shotgun sequence contains these proteins:
- the LOC123177119 gene encoding probable jasmonic acid carboxyl methyltransferase 2, which gives rise to MKIQAPVPWKPYCKVTFWDLLISRVWDLRNLWRRLVGIHGGSGVVLRGANRFRPLLAQHKGRGATGAVIRDNQGRFISASACAISYNAQQNRMKPLIDAAIGDLCGNSGTLFPGKMVIADLGCSSGPNALTLVSTAVEAIMSHSLQFQHPPPEVSVLLNDLPHNDFNMVVKSLVTLRQSNNKFVLVTGVTPGSFYERLFTSDSMHLICSSNNLHLLSKAPEDLSRNHIPAYDTDEHARHERLRMVRKAYARQFRKDFTLFLKLRDKELVPGGRMVLSLVGRCSDVIASNFFHIWETAAQILGVIASKGVIAKEKFDSFYIPMYGPSAEELKEIIE